The proteins below are encoded in one region of Halocatena salina:
- a CDS encoding DUF5779 family protein, whose translation MDTFDLDLLAAEDQLDEEDVENRVVLGILDGTTPPSEWIGSIRDGYVLVLAIEGDLNELAADFARTIKDMGGHLVHFRGFLIITPPGIHVDTDQL comes from the coding sequence ATGGACACGTTCGATCTCGATCTGTTGGCAGCTGAAGATCAGTTAGATGAGGAGGATGTCGAGAATCGAGTTGTTCTCGGAATACTCGATGGAACGACGCCACCAAGCGAGTGGATCGGTTCCATTCGGGACGGATACGTGCTCGTCCTCGCTATCGAAGGAGATCTAAACGAACTCGCCGCTGATTTCGCTCGCACGATCAAGGATATGGGTGGTCATCTCGTTCATTTCCGGGGATTTCTCATCATCACACCACCGGGAATTCACGTGGACACCGACCAGCTATGA
- a CDS encoding VOC family protein gives MSWSLRWLALEVKQLDRSVAFYQRHLDLPVRSEHETEIVLGAGTTDIVFRRPTSVPRGGIHTHFAVSTPATEYDDWWDRLSTPFDLTEAEFPTGKSLYFYDPDGNCVEIGQSTDDTGEGITGVFEIVLEVEDLDRAESFYEAIGFTIVDRGDDRRRTRLSTGEFDIELWEPQLGIANARGGVHVDFGIESGDQSPTTVLNRVESPLNVESLEDGVRVTDPDGHRLTLR, from the coding sequence ATGTCGTGGTCATTACGGTGGCTCGCACTCGAAGTCAAGCAGCTCGACCGATCAGTGGCATTCTACCAGCGACATCTGGATCTCCCTGTTCGCAGCGAACACGAAACGGAGATCGTTCTCGGGGCAGGGACGACAGATATCGTATTTCGGCGGCCGACGTCGGTCCCACGAGGAGGGATACACACCCATTTCGCCGTTTCAACACCGGCCACCGAGTATGACGACTGGTGGGATCGACTCTCGACGCCGTTCGATCTCACTGAAGCCGAGTTCCCGACCGGGAAGTCGTTGTACTTTTACGATCCCGACGGAAACTGCGTGGAGATCGGTCAATCGACCGACGACACTGGTGAGGGAATCACCGGCGTGTTCGAGATCGTACTAGAGGTCGAGGATCTGGATCGCGCCGAGTCGTTCTACGAGGCGATCGGGTTCACGATCGTCGATCGGGGAGATGATCGACGGCGAACGCGTCTTTCGACGGGCGAATTCGACATCGAGCTCTGGGAGCCACAGCTCGGGATCGCCAACGCACGCGGTGGCGTCCATGTGGATTTCGGGATCGAAAGCGGTGATCAGTCACCGACAACCGTGCTCAACCGAGTGGAGTCCCCCCTGAATGTCGAGTCCCTCGAAGACGGCGTTCGCGTGACCGATCCAGACGGACACCGGCTCACACTCCGTTGA
- a CDS encoding DUF4013 domain-containing protein, whose translation MLGDALGFPTARSGWQKTVGVGGILLAVVQFGVRGVVRFSSWGRSLAFDSVSIAVVLTTVVVVLSGVVLVGYHVRVFRSAITVDPVLPSFRPVRGLLCTGLELCLVVFVYWAGFGTVLVGLGWAVIGGGSHSTIGDPTGATGALSPAERITGLTIALIAVVLAYASIVATARFAHVGHARSAIAVRSVLSVMFTSEFFVGFVLWSGILLVLGGVGVVLVSIAAGLFVVFYATVAATYALGRGYQAAIDPVTK comes from the coding sequence ATGCTGGGTGATGCGCTCGGGTTTCCGACGGCTCGGTCAGGGTGGCAAAAGACGGTCGGTGTCGGTGGAATCTTGCTCGCAGTGGTGCAGTTTGGAGTCAGGGGTGTGGTTCGATTCAGCTCGTGGGGACGGTCTCTCGCTTTCGATTCTGTCTCGATCGCTGTCGTTCTCACCACGGTCGTAGTGGTACTTTCGGGAGTCGTTCTCGTAGGCTATCACGTTCGGGTGTTTCGATCGGCGATCACCGTCGATCCTGTGCTTCCGTCATTTCGGCCGGTAAGAGGACTGCTCTGTACTGGGCTGGAGCTTTGTCTCGTCGTGTTCGTCTACTGGGCCGGATTTGGGACCGTGCTCGTCGGACTGGGCTGGGCCGTGATCGGTGGCGGGTCGCATTCGACTATCGGCGACCCGACTGGAGCCACTGGGGCACTTTCTCCGGCCGAACGGATCACCGGACTCACGATCGCACTGATCGCCGTCGTACTCGCGTATGCCTCGATAGTGGCGACAGCGCGGTTCGCCCACGTCGGTCACGCTCGGTCGGCTATCGCGGTGCGTTCGGTCCTGAGCGTAATGTTCACGTCCGAGTTCTTCGTCGGATTCGTGCTCTGGTCTGGGATCCTACTGGTGCTCGGCGGGGTGGGTGTCGTCCTCGTGTCGATCGCCGCGGGGCTGTTCGTCGTGTTTTATGCCACCGTAGCCGCGACGTACGCGCTCGGACGTGGATACCAGGCAGCGATCGATCCAGTCACGAAGTAA
- a CDS encoding mRNA surveillance protein pelota, which produces MRITHREHVEGERERERITVVPESTDDLWHLSNVLEPGDAVGGDTHRRVRRDDDQLRDTGGEREHMYATVEVESVEFARFANRLRVSGVIVDCSREDQLDFHHTLNVEENEEIEITKRWKPDQLDRLTEAVEASENPDVAIATVEEGAAHVHTVAQYGAEERTSLTGPTGKGEYARSRMELFAELTAVLSRMDVDAIILAGPGFTKQDAYAYIEENARDLTELITLVDTSAVGDRGVHEVLKRGAVEDVQAETRIAREAELIDRLMEEIAQGAKATYGIDGVAEAAEYGAIETLLVVDDRLREERGGDGDWNRNVNDLLETVDQKGGDIVVFSGEYDPGEQLHNLGGIAAILRYRLE; this is translated from the coding sequence ATGCGAATCACCCACCGGGAGCACGTGGAGGGCGAGCGCGAGCGCGAGCGGATCACGGTCGTGCCCGAGAGCACTGACGACCTGTGGCATCTTTCGAACGTGCTCGAACCCGGTGACGCCGTCGGAGGGGACACACACCGGCGCGTCAGACGCGACGACGACCAGCTCCGGGACACGGGCGGCGAGCGCGAGCACATGTACGCCACCGTCGAAGTCGAATCGGTCGAGTTCGCGCGCTTTGCTAACCGGTTACGTGTCTCCGGTGTGATCGTCGACTGTTCTCGGGAGGACCAACTCGACTTTCACCACACGCTGAACGTCGAGGAAAACGAGGAAATCGAGATCACGAAACGCTGGAAACCGGACCAACTCGATCGGCTCACAGAAGCCGTCGAAGCGAGCGAGAACCCCGATGTGGCTATCGCGACTGTTGAGGAGGGGGCTGCCCACGTCCACACCGTCGCACAGTACGGTGCCGAGGAACGCACGTCGCTCACTGGTCCGACGGGGAAAGGCGAATACGCCCGTTCCCGAATGGAACTGTTCGCGGAGTTGACGGCGGTGCTCTCCCGAATGGACGTCGACGCGATCATCCTCGCCGGACCGGGGTTTACGAAACAGGATGCCTACGCGTACATCGAGGAGAACGCGCGCGATCTTACAGAGCTGATCACGCTGGTCGACACCAGCGCCGTCGGTGACCGCGGCGTCCACGAGGTGTTGAAACGGGGTGCTGTTGAGGACGTGCAAGCCGAAACCCGAATCGCCCGCGAGGCCGAACTGATCGATCGATTGATGGAAGAGATCGCACAGGGAGCCAAAGCGACCTACGGAATCGACGGCGTCGCGGAGGCCGCCGAATACGGCGCCATCGAGACGTTGCTCGTCGTCGACGACCGACTGCGCGAGGAACGCGGCGGGGACGGCGACTGGAACCGGAACGTCAATGATCTCCTCGAAACGGTCGATCAGAAAGGCGGCGACATCGTGGTGTTCTCCGGAGAGTACGATCCCGGCGAACAGCTCCACAATCTCGGTGGGATCGCAGCCATCCTCCGGTACCGGTTGGAGTGA
- a CDS encoding MBL fold metallo-hydrolase yields the protein MRVTFLGTGSALPNGKRFQTGLLLEHDRNCRTTDSGSDDGRSGPLLVDCGSGVVHALARTDVGYEGISTVLLTHHHLDHVSDLLVLLKARWLAGTDPLAVIGPPGTSELLDELLSVHEYLYDKVEITVREVEPGSFACSGFDVEAIETRHSMDCLAYRFEEGDSTFTFSGDSEAFDALGAFADGSDVLAHDCSFPDEIDVSNHPTPTQLGDSLAGRTIGQVLLTHLYPHTDGHHEEMLEAIQSHYEGDVKVARDGLCIEL from the coding sequence ATGCGCGTTACGTTTCTGGGCACTGGAAGCGCGTTGCCCAACGGGAAGCGGTTCCAAACCGGTCTGTTGCTCGAACACGACCGGAACTGTCGGACAACGGATTCCGGTTCCGACGACGGACGATCCGGGCCGCTGCTGGTCGACTGTGGAAGCGGCGTGGTTCACGCCCTCGCTCGAACCGATGTCGGATACGAGGGAATTTCGACCGTGTTGCTCACCCACCACCACCTCGATCACGTGTCAGATCTGCTTGTATTACTCAAAGCACGGTGGCTCGCGGGCACTGACCCGTTAGCGGTCATCGGACCGCCCGGAACGAGCGAGTTACTCGATGAGCTTCTGTCCGTACACGAGTACCTGTACGACAAAGTGGAGATCACCGTTCGAGAGGTCGAACCGGGATCGTTCGCGTGTAGCGGGTTCGACGTGGAAGCGATCGAGACGCGCCACTCGATGGACTGTCTTGCCTACCGATTCGAGGAGGGTGATTCGACATTCACGTTTAGCGGGGATTCGGAGGCGTTCGATGCCCTGGGCGCGTTTGCTGACGGCTCGGACGTGTTGGCACACGACTGTTCGTTTCCCGACGAGATCGACGTGTCGAATCATCCGACACCAACCCAACTCGGAGATAGCCTCGCTGGTCGAACCATCGGACAGGTGTTGCTCACCCATCTGTATCCCCACACCGACGGTCACCACGAGGAGATGCTCGAAGCCATCCAGAGCCACTACGAGGGGGACGTCAAGGTCGCACGGGATGGGCTGTGTATCGAACTGTGA
- a CDS encoding sodium:solute symporter family transporter — protein MAETITGYIIVSIFSVILLSVGLYSARGGRIADFDDYSVAGRSVGLGLGIGTLLASWVTASTIIAAPQIAYELGYLGAIGYAMGGLGLILFAPMAKRLRRMMPDGTTVTDFFLERYDKKNYYLFLVFFFTLVFMNSAQLPIAAGTLLEVVFDIPYHVGMLIATVPVVIYILAGGLRSSLSTDYLQTLGIIILLLVFVPLVLLTVSPSQIASGMATSDPDTVSLTAPEGLLWTISAVFFLFGLILMLNSFWQRLFAFDEAQVTKAYVIAGISWAAIPLLTGIFGFVARAQGIAIENINQVAPLIITRLFSPAVAVAFAVLVYLAFSSSLDTRVNGMAVLSAHELYYKHFNPTASNERMIRAGQVATAVFGVFVIAIGWTQPALIDIIVVLSPINAAYVPAFVLGAFWDKTSSDAVFVGTLLASIFGVYGTLGPFIGMWQSPTLPINTEYMTTTICFCVSSGIIVVGSLLFPETYDFDRLARIRSSVREGADD, from the coding sequence ATGGCTGAGACAATCACTGGCTATATAATAGTGTCTATATTTTCAGTCATACTACTTTCAGTCGGTCTCTATTCGGCACGAGGTGGACGAATCGCTGATTTCGACGACTATTCCGTCGCCGGGCGGTCTGTGGGATTGGGTCTCGGAATCGGCACGCTCCTCGCGTCGTGGGTGACAGCCAGCACGATCATCGCCGCCCCGCAGATCGCGTACGAACTCGGCTATCTCGGGGCGATTGGCTACGCGATGGGAGGATTGGGACTCATACTCTTTGCCCCGATGGCAAAGCGGCTTCGGCGGATGATGCCGGACGGAACGACAGTGACGGACTTTTTCCTGGAACGGTACGATAAGAAAAACTACTACCTCTTCTTGGTGTTTTTCTTCACATTGGTCTTCATGAACAGCGCACAGCTACCGATCGCAGCGGGAACGCTGTTAGAGGTGGTGTTCGACATTCCATACCACGTCGGGATGCTCATTGCGACGGTGCCAGTGGTGATTTACATTCTTGCTGGTGGGCTTCGGTCGTCGCTGTCGACTGACTATCTACAGACCCTCGGAATCATCATCCTTCTTTTGGTGTTCGTTCCGTTGGTTCTGCTCACCGTCTCTCCGAGCCAGATTGCCAGCGGGATGGCGACATCGGACCCGGACACCGTGTCACTGACGGCCCCTGAGGGGCTGTTATGGACGATTTCGGCGGTCTTTTTCCTCTTTGGATTGATTCTCATGCTCAATTCGTTTTGGCAACGTCTGTTCGCGTTCGACGAAGCGCAGGTGACGAAGGCGTACGTCATCGCCGGCATCTCGTGGGCAGCCATCCCGTTGTTGACAGGTATCTTCGGCTTCGTCGCTAGGGCCCAAGGGATAGCCATCGAAAATATCAATCAGGTAGCACCGTTGATCATTACGAGGCTGTTTTCGCCCGCCGTCGCGGTGGCGTTCGCCGTTCTCGTTTATCTCGCATTTTCGAGCAGCCTCGACACCCGGGTCAACGGCATGGCGGTGTTGTCGGCTCACGAACTGTACTACAAGCATTTCAATCCCACAGCGAGCAACGAACGGATGATACGAGCAGGACAAGTTGCAACCGCAGTGTTCGGCGTGTTCGTCATTGCCATCGGATGGACACAGCCGGCGCTGATAGACATCATCGTGGTGCTGTCGCCGATCAACGCTGCCTACGTTCCGGCGTTCGTGTTGGGAGCGTTCTGGGACAAAACGTCGTCAGACGCGGTGTTCGTCGGTACGTTGTTGGCCTCGATCTTCGGGGTCTACGGAACGTTGGGCCCGTTCATCGGGATGTGGCAATCGCCGACGCTTCCCATCAACACCGAGTACATGACGACGACGATCTGCTTCTGTGTCTCCTCGGGCATTATCGTCGTGGGATCGCTGCTGTTCCCCGAAACGTACGATTTCGACAGACTGGCCCGGATACGATCGAGTGTCAGGGAGGGAGCCGATGATTGA
- a CDS encoding phosphoadenosine phosphosulfate reductase family protein, with protein sequence MIDIDIDTDIDGTDLDTKIEQSLAVCEKIKDGFETPVFACSFGKDSNAVLDLAERAGLDLGGDTTAAFMNHGNHFEETWAVKDELEAEYDLEFESYEPESSYEDLVAEHGPLVNRRKPELCCTTLKSKTMERVIKGHDSWITGYRIAESRGDGDSYDWRDELEFFDRKDDIVRVNPIVHWTDEDVWNYHDRNDIPYNDLYDEGFDCLGCKQCTLDGDALFAYDSLRRVGDSDTEASG encoded by the coding sequence ATGATCGACATCGACATCGACACCGACATCGACGGTACCGACCTCGACACGAAGATAGAACAGTCTCTAGCGGTGTGTGAGAAAATCAAAGACGGATTCGAGACGCCGGTGTTCGCGTGCAGTTTCGGGAAGGACTCGAACGCAGTCCTCGATCTCGCCGAGCGCGCCGGTCTCGACCTCGGCGGGGACACGACAGCGGCCTTCATGAATCACGGCAACCATTTCGAGGAAACGTGGGCCGTCAAAGACGAACTCGAAGCCGAATACGACTTGGAGTTCGAGAGTTACGAGCCCGAATCGAGCTACGAGGACCTCGTCGCAGAGCACGGTCCCCTCGTGAATCGGCGCAAACCGGAGCTGTGCTGTACGACGCTCAAATCGAAGACGATGGAACGCGTGATCAAGGGCCACGACAGTTGGATCACGGGCTATCGGATCGCCGAAAGCCGAGGGGATGGAGACAGCTACGACTGGCGCGACGAACTCGAATTCTTCGACCGAAAAGACGACATCGTCCGTGTCAACCCCATCGTCCACTGGACGGACGAGGACGTCTGGAACTACCACGACCGAAACGACATCCCCTACAACGATCTCTACGACGAGGGCTTTGACTGTCTCGGGTGCAAGCAGTGCACACTCGACGGCGACGCATTGTTCGCTTACGACAGCCTCCGCCGAGTCGGCGATAGCGACACCGAAGCTAGTGGGTAA
- a CDS encoding flavodoxin family protein — protein sequence MTGDIHVVGIAGSIRNRAGIDDAVDGVDRNVSTEDLIDGIEQLEHRDIYHDDFLGEIKPHVQALTDQNDRVVTNSDALVLTALYGAKEIADIEFHKLTSYAGLDESYADVHLDRDRMAPLADALERADGIVLGSPVYFGDRSSLMHTFLNFAADRDLLSGKVVGTVSCGSKRNGGQETTNVYALFESLDHGAYIVGNGPKTCQYGGTGWGGDIGDVTTDDFGLETSMGTGLRVSSVAQLRNIAHTAEASRVAESTPDPFRIGVILTRDRDDIVRSSVEQTISRIDPVGNVAFNVIDFTEAYVQACIGCDVCPTPAKVEAVSDEGKDYKCIIDDDLDEARWTEDDLQRLHGELMRNDALVIAAYDADASGIDDTYQTLLERTRYIRRDDWRLHNLPLAAYVVRPPQKSSTYPMKIMTSWMRHNTIVHPPIVNTSFRADEDAPFDAETASELTAYYNEGATEQFASFVEKARRLRAASQITGTDELSYKATGYRNKILDQTVSTRT from the coding sequence ATGACGGGTGACATTCATGTGGTCGGGATCGCCGGAAGTATTCGCAACCGAGCGGGAATCGACGACGCTGTCGACGGTGTCGACCGCAACGTATCGACGGAGGATCTCATCGACGGGATCGAGCAGCTCGAACACCGAGATATCTACCACGACGATTTCCTCGGGGAAATAAAACCACACGTTCAGGCATTGACCGATCAGAACGACCGTGTCGTCACGAACAGCGATGCGCTGGTTCTCACGGCTCTGTATGGAGCCAAAGAGATAGCTGACATCGAGTTCCACAAACTCACCAGCTACGCCGGTCTCGATGAGTCGTATGCGGACGTGCATCTCGACCGCGACCGGATGGCACCGCTTGCTGACGCGCTTGAGCGGGCCGACGGGATCGTTCTCGGCAGCCCCGTCTACTTCGGTGACCGGTCATCGTTGATGCATACGTTTCTGAACTTCGCTGCCGACCGTGATCTCCTCTCCGGGAAAGTGGTCGGGACCGTTTCGTGTGGTTCGAAACGCAACGGAGGACAGGAGACGACGAACGTGTACGCCTTGTTCGAGAGTCTCGATCATGGGGCGTACATCGTGGGCAATGGACCCAAAACGTGCCAGTACGGCGGTACCGGCTGGGGTGGTGATATCGGTGACGTCACCACGGACGACTTCGGGCTAGAGACGAGCATGGGAACCGGTCTCCGAGTAAGCAGTGTGGCCCAACTTCGAAACATCGCACACACGGCCGAAGCATCCCGGGTTGCGGAGTCGACCCCCGATCCGTTTCGGATCGGCGTGATACTCACGCGAGACCGCGACGACATCGTGCGGTCGAGCGTGGAACAGACGATTTCTCGGATCGATCCCGTGGGAAACGTGGCGTTCAACGTGATCGATTTCACGGAAGCGTACGTCCAAGCGTGTATCGGATGTGATGTATGTCCGACACCGGCGAAAGTCGAAGCGGTCTCTGACGAAGGGAAAGATTACAAATGTATCATCGATGACGATCTCGACGAAGCTCGGTGGACAGAGGATGATCTTCAACGCCTCCACGGAGAACTAATGCGTAACGACGCGCTGGTGATTGCGGCATACGACGCCGACGCGTCGGGGATCGACGACACTTATCAGACGCTGCTCGAACGAACACGGTATATCCGTCGTGACGACTGGCGGCTTCACAACCTGCCTTTGGCCGCCTACGTCGTCCGACCGCCCCAGAAATCGAGCACCTACCCGATGAAGATCATGACGTCGTGGATGCGCCACAACACGATCGTCCATCCGCCGATCGTCAATACGTCGTTCCGAGCCGATGAAGACGCACCGTTCGACGCCGAGACGGCGAGCGAACTCACAGCCTACTACAACGAGGGGGCGACCGAACAGTTCGCCAGTTTCGTCGAAAAAGCGCGACGACTCCGAGCCGCATCGCAGATAACCGGTACGGACGAGCTGTCCTATAAGGCGACGGGCTATCGGAACAAGATCCTCGATCAGACCGTTTCGACACGAACGTAA
- a CDS encoding glycosyltransferase: MTPRIAVAHYPEGAGHATRMLAVAWALEERGATVTVASGGPGTRFVRMNGYEPYVPTPVDFIDTRQFDRGGVITNSVPNAVRRVYDLAGWLRRESPVAVVTDDMFATMAATLTRTPVYYLTHNTPELYTQLLERTATTVLTRYHRLVARSFFYPAVWEPCRADPNGVTRVPPIALEGDSDTPEIDVLIVPSVYSSGVTALASQLRTRGRNVTRVGGSAWEPVASLFPYIASATTVVCSGYSTVMEAAVAGTPCVVRPFTDEQRGVTRLLKGTDGFAVAETSREVTECVVNPPPLPEFENGTEIIADRVMAEIEPEYTLESTRST; the protein is encoded by the coding sequence ATGACACCACGAATTGCCGTCGCACACTATCCGGAGGGTGCCGGTCACGCGACGCGGATGCTTGCTGTTGCTTGGGCCTTAGAAGAACGAGGGGCAACCGTTACAGTTGCTAGTGGAGGTCCAGGAACGCGATTCGTTCGGATGAACGGATACGAGCCGTACGTGCCGACCCCAGTAGATTTCATCGACACCCGCCAGTTCGACAGGGGTGGTGTCATCACTAACAGCGTTCCGAACGCGGTTCGTCGGGTGTACGACTTAGCGGGGTGGCTTCGTCGTGAATCACCGGTGGCGGTCGTGACCGACGACATGTTCGCCACGATGGCCGCAACGCTTACTCGAACGCCAGTGTACTATCTTACTCACAACACGCCGGAGCTGTACACGCAACTGCTCGAACGCACAGCGACGACTGTTCTCACGCGATATCACCGACTGGTCGCACGGTCATTTTTTTATCCCGCCGTTTGGGAACCATGTCGCGCCGATCCAAATGGAGTCACCCGCGTTCCGCCGATCGCATTGGAAGGCGACAGCGATACGCCGGAGATCGACGTGTTGATCGTACCGAGCGTTTACTCAAGCGGCGTTACCGCACTCGCGTCGCAGCTCCGAACGAGGGGCCGGAACGTTACACGCGTCGGTGGCTCGGCGTGGGAACCTGTGGCGTCTCTGTTTCCGTATATCGCTTCGGCCACAACCGTCGTCTGCTCGGGATACTCGACGGTGATGGAAGCCGCCGTCGCGGGTACTCCCTGTGTGGTCCGTCCGTTTACCGACGAGCAACGCGGTGTCACTCGGCTCCTGAAAGGAACGGACGGATTTGCGGTCGCCGAAACGAGCCGCGAAGTCACAGAGTGCGTCGTCAATCCCCCACCACTCCCGGAGTTCGAAAACGGAACAGAGATCATCGCAGACCGAGTAATGGCCGAAATCGAACCGGAGTATACCCTTGAATCGACCCGCTCCACGTAA
- the ilvD gene encoding dihydroxy-acid dehydratase, translating into MDHKHHRYGKSTELPSHEVTEGPDRAPHRAMFRAMGYDDEDFSEPMVGIANPAADITPCNVHLDDVAEAAVEGVEQAEGMPIEFGTITISDAISMGTEGMKASLVSREVIADSVELVAFGERMDALVTVAGCDKNLPGMMMAAIRTDLPSVFLYGGSILPGEHDGREVTVQNVFEGVGAVASDDMSETELAELEHDACPGAGSCGGMFTANTMASISEALGLAPLGSASAPAESEGRYDIARRAGEIALDAVRNDRTPSSILSKESFENAIAVQVAMGGSTNAVLHLLALAAEAGIDLSIEEFDAISRRTPKIVNLQPGGTRVMKDLHDIGGVPIVVRQLLSAGLLHGDAMTVTGRTVAEEIEQLDLPAEESIDADFLRPVSDPFTEEGAIKILKGNLAPDGAVLKATGDDAFHHQGPARVFETEEDAMAYVQEGGIESGDTIVIRNEGPRGGPGMREMLGVTAAVVGQGHEDDVALLTDGRFSGATRGPMIGHVAPEAFVGGPIAAIEDGDTITIDIPDRTIAVDCSDAELDRRLDVIDTPEPAYTSGVLAKYGMAFDSAANGAVTNPKAKRE; encoded by the coding sequence ATGGATCACAAACACCACCGGTACGGGAAATCGACGGAGCTCCCGAGCCACGAGGTAACGGAGGGTCCCGACCGTGCTCCTCACCGGGCGATGTTTCGAGCGATGGGATACGACGACGAGGATTTCTCCGAACCGATGGTCGGAATCGCCAACCCAGCGGCCGATATCACGCCGTGTAACGTCCATCTCGACGACGTCGCAGAGGCTGCGGTCGAAGGAGTCGAGCAGGCAGAGGGGATGCCGATCGAGTTCGGTACCATCACGATTTCCGACGCCATCTCGATGGGGACCGAAGGAATGAAAGCCTCCCTCGTCTCGCGGGAAGTGATCGCTGACTCGGTCGAACTCGTCGCGTTTGGTGAGCGGATGGACGCACTCGTCACTGTCGCCGGCTGTGATAAGAACCTTCCGGGAATGATGATGGCAGCCATCCGTACCGATCTCCCCAGCGTGTTCTTGTACGGTGGATCGATCCTTCCGGGAGAACACGACGGTCGGGAGGTAACCGTCCAGAACGTGTTCGAGGGAGTCGGTGCGGTGGCGTCAGACGATATGTCCGAGACGGAACTCGCTGAACTCGAACACGATGCGTGTCCGGGCGCAGGTTCCTGTGGCGGGATGTTCACCGCGAACACGATGGCGTCGATCAGCGAGGCGCTCGGTCTTGCTCCGTTAGGAAGCGCGAGTGCCCCTGCTGAATCCGAGGGGCGATACGATATCGCACGACGGGCGGGCGAGATCGCCCTCGATGCCGTTCGCAACGACCGAACGCCCTCTTCGATCCTCTCGAAGGAATCGTTCGAGAACGCGATCGCGGTGCAGGTAGCGATGGGCGGTTCGACGAACGCCGTGCTTCATCTCCTTGCGCTGGCCGCTGAGGCGGGAATCGATCTGTCGATCGAGGAGTTCGACGCAATTTCCCGCCGAACGCCCAAAATCGTCAACCTCCAGCCCGGTGGCACGCGGGTGATGAAAGATCTCCACGACATCGGTGGCGTTCCGATCGTCGTTCGGCAGTTGTTGTCGGCCGGACTGCTCCACGGGGATGCGATGACTGTTACCGGTCGCACTGTCGCCGAGGAGATCGAACAGCTCGATCTGCCGGCCGAGGAGTCGATCGACGCGGACTTTCTCCGTCCCGTTTCCGATCCGTTCACCGAGGAGGGCGCTATCAAGATCTTGAAAGGGAACCTCGCGCCCGACGGCGCGGTGTTAAAGGCTACCGGCGACGACGCGTTCCACCATCAGGGTCCCGCTCGGGTCTTCGAAACCGAAGAGGACGCGATGGCGTACGTCCAAGAGGGCGGTATCGAGAGCGGGGATACGATCGTCATCCGGAACGAAGGTCCTCGCGGCGGACCGGGAATGCGCGAAATGCTCGGCGTAACGGCGGCTGTCGTCGGTCAGGGTCACGAGGATGACGTTGCGCTGCTCACGGACGGGCGTTTTTCCGGTGCGACCCGCGGACCGATGATCGGTCACGTCGCTCCGGAAGCGTTCGTCGGCGGACCCATTGCCGCCATCGAGGACGGCGACACCATCACGATCGACATCCCTGATCGCACGATCGCGGTCGACTGTTCGGACGCGGAACTCGATCGTCGTCTCGATGTGATCGACACCCCTGAACCGGCGTACACCTCTGGTGTGCTTGCGAAGTACGGGATGGCGTTCGATTCGGCTGCCAACGGGGCGGTCACTAACCCCAAAGCGAAGCGGGAGTGA